A genomic window from Sparus aurata chromosome 14, fSpaAur1.1, whole genome shotgun sequence includes:
- the LOC115595632 gene encoding uncharacterized protein LOC115595632, with translation MTTNDPLRLTADTQPTSNMEHCDLPVHLRDHDYGSRRRSSARWARGSWSKCPCCRNEQVSLTPGPQHSAAKAKFLWKRKRSSTSLPSTPSAHGPGKSNLVPAPPSTIPPADLPAASNVPPGPPANQPSSTGANRSGPVKIHNCSVEDYQRVYHEVVDVLLRYQSGWARPYSLQLGRHIKWKLWERLDRPVMTSSTHQDGRTHVDVSYGGGVSPPLFRIQ, from the exons ATGACGACGAACGACCCGCTGAGACTGACAGCCGACACACAACCGACCTCCAACATGGAACAT tGTGACCTTCCCGTCCACCTGCGTGACCACGACTACGGCAGCCGCAGGAGAAGCTCTGCGCGCTGGGCACGCGGTTCCTGGAGCAAGTGTCCATGCTGCAGGAACGAGCAG GTGAGTTTAACCCCGGGGCCCCAGCACTCTGCTGCTAAGGCCAAATTTCTCTGGAAGAGGAAGCGGAGCTCCACCTCCCTTCCTTCTACACCTTCTGCTCATGGTCCAGGGAAGAGCAATTTGGTCCCAGCGCCTCCGTCCACCATCCCGCCTGCTGACCTGCCCGCGGCGTCCAACGTGCCCCCCGGCCCACCTGCCAACCAGCCGAGCTCCACTGGTGCGAACCGCTCCGGCCCAGTAAAGATACACAACTGCTCAGTGGAAGATTACCAGAGAGTCTACCATGAAGTGGTAGACGTCCTGCTGAG GTACCAGAGCGGCTGGGCTCGTCCTTACAGTTTGCAGCTGGGACGACATATCAAGTGGAAGCTGTGGGAGAGACTGGACCGCCCCgtcatgacatcatcaaccCATCAAGACGGACGCACACACGTGGACGTCTCGTACGGGGGTGGagtctctcctcccctcttcaGGATTCAATAG
- the mapk11 gene encoding mitogen-activated protein kinase 11 isoform X2, which translates to MSARPGFYRQELNKTVWEVPERYQNLTPVGSGAYGSVCSAYDVVLRQKVAVKKLSRPFQSLIHSRRSYRELRLLKHMKHENVIGLLDVFTPAAALEDFNELYLVTNLMGADLNNIVKFQRLSDEHVQFLIYQLLRGLKYIHSAGLIHRDLKPSNVAVNEDCELRILDFGLARQTDDEMTGYVATRWYRAPEIMLNWMHYNQNVDIWSVGCIMGELLKGKVLFPGTDYIDQLKRIMEVVGTPTPDLLKKICSEHAQKYIQSLPFMPQQDLEKIFRGANPLAVDLLKRMLVLDCDGRISASEALSHAYFSQYHDPDDEPEAPPYDQTLESKDRTLEEWKELVFEEANSFKASGSKTDSLQAEQ; encoded by the exons ATGTCGGCCCGACCAGGATTTTACCGGCAGGAGCTGAACAAGACCGTGTGGGAGGTTCCGGAGCGGTACCAGAACCTGACGCCGGTGGGCTCCGGAGCATACGGCTCGGTgtg CTCGGCCTATGATGTCGTCCTACGGCAGAAGGTTGCGGTGAAGAAACTGTCCAGGCCCTTTCAGTCTCTGATCCACAGCCGCCGCTCGTACCGGGAACTCAGGCTGCTCAAGCACATGAAACACGAGAAT GTAATAGGGCTGCTGGACGTCTTCACACCTGCTGCTGCGTTAGAGGACTTCAATGAACT ctaccTGGTGACTAACCTGATGGGCGCAGACCTCAATAACATCGTTAAATTTCAGAGGCTGTCAGACGAGCACGTGCAGTTCTTAATTTACCAGCTTCTCCGAGGCCTCAAG TACATCCATTCAGCGGGATTGATCCACAGA GACCTCAAGCCGAGCAACGTGGCAGTAAATGAGGACTGTGAGCTGAGG ATACTCGACTTTGGATTGGCCAGACAGACGGACGACGAGATGACAGGGTACGTGGCGACACGCTGGTACAGAGCGCCGGAGATCATGCTGAACTGGATGCACTATAATCAGAACG TTGATATTTGGTCAGTGGGATGCATTATGGGAGAGCTGCTGAAGGGAAAAGTCCTATTTCCTGGCACCGACT ACATCGACCAGCTGAAGAGAATCATGGAGGTTGTTGGGACCCCGACACCGGATCTGTTGAAGAAGATCTGCTCCGAACAT GCGCAGAAGTACATCCAGTCCCTGCCCTTCATGCCCCAGCAGGACCTGGAAAAGATCTTCCGGGGAGCAAATCCGCTAG CTGTCGATCTACTGAAGCGCATGCTGGTTCTGGACTGCGACGGGAGGATCTCGGCCAGCGAGGCTCTGTCCCACGCCTACTTCTCACAGTACCACGATCCGGACGACGAGCCGGAGGCCCCGCCTTACGATCAGACACTGGAAAGTAAAGACCGGACTCTAGAAGAATGGAAAG AGTTGGTATTTGAAGAGGCCAACAGCTTCAAGGCATCCGGCAGCAAGACTGATAGCCTTCAGGCGGAGCAGTaa
- the mapk11 gene encoding mitogen-activated protein kinase 11 isoform X1: protein MSARPGFYRQELNKTVWEVPERYQNLTPVGSGAYGSVCSAYDVVLRQKVAVKKLSRPFQSLIHSRRSYRELRLLKHMKHENVIGLLDVFTPAAALEDFNELYLVTNLMGADLNNIVKFQRLSDEHVQFLIYQLLRGLKYIHSAGLIHRDLKPSNVAVNEDCELRILDFGLARQTDDEMTGYVATRWYRAPEIMLNWMHYNQNVDIWSVGCIMGELLKGKVLFPGTDYIDQLKRIMEVVGTPTPDLLKKICSEHAQKYIQSLPFMPQQDLEKIFRGANPLGGRLHYQRLKFDCQASRGCWSSSRSFHIVSDKFSYTHPSPPSVSVSVSCRSTEAHAGSGLRREDLGQRGSVPRLLLTVPRSGRRAGGPALRSDTGK from the exons ATGTCGGCCCGACCAGGATTTTACCGGCAGGAGCTGAACAAGACCGTGTGGGAGGTTCCGGAGCGGTACCAGAACCTGACGCCGGTGGGCTCCGGAGCATACGGCTCGGTgtg CTCGGCCTATGATGTCGTCCTACGGCAGAAGGTTGCGGTGAAGAAACTGTCCAGGCCCTTTCAGTCTCTGATCCACAGCCGCCGCTCGTACCGGGAACTCAGGCTGCTCAAGCACATGAAACACGAGAAT GTAATAGGGCTGCTGGACGTCTTCACACCTGCTGCTGCGTTAGAGGACTTCAATGAACT ctaccTGGTGACTAACCTGATGGGCGCAGACCTCAATAACATCGTTAAATTTCAGAGGCTGTCAGACGAGCACGTGCAGTTCTTAATTTACCAGCTTCTCCGAGGCCTCAAG TACATCCATTCAGCGGGATTGATCCACAGA GACCTCAAGCCGAGCAACGTGGCAGTAAATGAGGACTGTGAGCTGAGG ATACTCGACTTTGGATTGGCCAGACAGACGGACGACGAGATGACAGGGTACGTGGCGACACGCTGGTACAGAGCGCCGGAGATCATGCTGAACTGGATGCACTATAATCAGAACG TTGATATTTGGTCAGTGGGATGCATTATGGGAGAGCTGCTGAAGGGAAAAGTCCTATTTCCTGGCACCGACT ACATCGACCAGCTGAAGAGAATCATGGAGGTTGTTGGGACCCCGACACCGGATCTGTTGAAGAAGATCTGCTCCGAACAT GCGCAGAAGTACATCCAGTCCCTGCCCTTCATGCCCCAGCAGGACCTGGAAAAGATCTTCCGGGGAGCAAATCCGCTAGGTGGGCGATTGCATTATCAACGTCTTAAATTCGATTGCCAGGCTTCTAGAGGCTGCTGGAGCTCAAGTCGCTCCTTCCATATTGTAAGTGATAAATTCAGTTACACGCATCCATCACctccttctgtttctgtctccgtTAGCTGTCGATCTACTGAAGCGCATGCTGGTTCTGGACTGCGACGGGAGGATCTCGGCCAGCGAGGCTCTGTCCCACGCCTACTTCTCACAGTACCACGATCCGGACGACGAGCCGGAGGCCCCGCCTTACGATCAGACACTGGAAAGTAA
- the LOC115595140 gene encoding mitogen-activated protein kinase 12-like, translated as MAVRSRTGYYRQEVNRTAWEVPERYRDLKQVGTGAYGTVCSAWDRRLGSQVAIKKLHRPFQSKLFAKRAYRELRLLKHMKHENVIGLLDVFTAEISLDRLRDFYLVMPFMGTDLGKLMKLERLTEDRVQFLVYQMLKGLKYIHSAGIIHRDLKPGNLAINPDCELKILDFGLARQADAEMTGYVVTRWYRAPEVILNWMHYTQTVDIWSAGCIMAEMLLGKPLFKGNDHLDQLREIMKITGTPAGDFVVKLQSQDAKNYIRSLPKVPKKDLHTIFSKASSNAVCVLEKMLLLDPEQRVSASEALELPFFSEFRDTEEETEALPYDQTMDNTDLPLDQWKRHTFTEILTFRLPRDSRETSL; from the exons ATGGCTGTGCGGTCGAGGACGGGATACTACCGGCAGGAGGTCAACAGAACCGCGTGGGAGGTTCCGGAGAGGTACCGGGACCTGAAGCAGGTCGGGACGGGCGCGTACGGGACCGTGTG TTCGGCGTGGGATCGCCGGTTGGGGTCGCAGGTGGCCATCAAGAAGCTTCACCGGCCCTTCCAGTCCAAACTCTTCGCCAAGAGGGCTTACAGAGAGCTGCGGCTGCTCAAACACATGAAGCACGAGAAC gtCATCGGGCTGCTGGATGTTTTCACTGCTGAGATCTCTCTGGACCGTTTGCGCGACTT CTACCTGGTGATGCCGTTCATGGGCACCGACCTCGGCAAGCTGATGAAGCTGGAGAGGTTAACCGAGGACAGGGTGCAGTTCCTTGTCTATCAGATGCTCAAAGGACTCAAG taCATCCACTCTGCAGGGATCATCCACAGG GACCTTAAACCTGGAAATTTAGCCATTAACCCGGACTGTGAGCTCAAG atCCTCGATTTTGGCCTGGCGAGGCAGGCGGACGCAGAGATGACCGGATATGTCGTGACGCGCTGGTACAGGGCGCCCGAGGTCATCCTCAACTGGATGCACTACACGCAAACCG TGGACATCTGGTCGGCGGGCTGCATTATGGCGGAGATGCTGCTGGGAAAGCCGCTGTTCAAAGGGAACGATC ACCTGGACCAGCTCAGAGAAATCATGAAGATTACAGGAACCCCAGCCGGCGACTTTGTCGTGAAGCTGCAGAGCCAAGAC GCCAAAAACTACATCAGAAGTCTACCAAAGGTGCCCAAAAAAGACCTGCACACCATTTTCTCCAAAGCCAGCTCAAACG CGGTGTGTGTCCTGGAGaagatgctgctgctggaccCCGAGCAGAGGGTGAGCGCGTCGGAGGCCCTCGAGCTGCCCTTCTTCAGCGAGTTCAGAGACACCGAGGAGGAGACCGAAGCGCTGCCCTACGATCAGACCATGGACAACACAGACCTGCCGCTGGATCAGTGGAAGC GTCACACTTTCACAGAGATACTGACCTTCAGGCTGCCCAGGGACTCCAGAGAGACGTCGCTTTAG
- the LOC115595141 gene encoding uncharacterized protein LOC115595141, whose protein sequence is MDDICKSKQHGGRSNCGRLLLLLFLAGLQPVLSTDDETPETEGLEFDCEIVGPDYVTVGVPSSIECTADCTSCTFSMSLDGQSAQGQGNVLAFTIDRWMEAFTVECTVTDDKTLQTATATKKLKVLAGPANVSISGPDLMNPTVSHTYSCHAYCRPTCHYTWRIDKGAWIGGQGNVISINPREEDNYKTLVCKATNSVSGMFVAATRNIAVASGPSEIQIKGPDVIEIAEKYKFECTSECRPSCRYVSSVDSQAVRGSVVELTVEHPLKSLTIKCEAQNTASRKTATALKTVQLTGSDHNSSTRLEETSAVLLLAFIISAAYSL, encoded by the exons ATGGATGATATCTGCAAATCcaaacaacatggaggacgCTCAAATTGTGGCAGACTTTTGTTGCTGCTATTTCTGGCAG GCCTTCAGCCAGTACTGTCTACAGATGACGAGACCCCTGAAACAG AAGGACTAGAATTCGACTGTGAAATCGTTGGTCCGGACTACGTGACTGTGGGTGTGCCCAGCAGCATTGAGTGTACAGCCGACTGCACTTCGTGTACCTTTTCTATGTCTTTGGATGGACAGAGTGCCCAGGGTCAGGGCAATGTGCTAGCCTTCACCATCGACAGATGGATGGAAGCCTTTACAGTGGAGTGCACAGTCACAGATGACAAAACACTGCAGACCGCCACAGCAACAAAGAAACTGAAAGTGTTGG CTGGACCTGCCAACGTTTCCATCTCAGGCCCCGATCTGATGAATCCGACAGTGAGCCACACCTACAGCTGCCACGCCTACTGTCGGCCAACTTGTCACTACACCTGGAGAATAGACAAAGGCGCATGGATTGGTGGTCAGGGGAATGTTATTTCTATCAATCCCCGAGAGGAGGACAACTACAAAACGCTCGTCTGCAAAGCCACCAATAGTGTGTCTGGGATGTTTGTCGCTGCTACTCGCAACATAGCTGTGGCAT CGGGTCCGTCAGAGATTCAGATCAAGGGCCCCGACGTAATCGAAATCGCCGAAAAGTATAAGTTTGAGTGCACGTCAGAATGTCGGCCATCTTGCCGCTACGTGTCTTCCGTGGACAGTCAGGCCGTGAGGGGCAGCGTGGTTGAGCTCACAGTGGAGCACCCGCTTAAATCCCTCACTATCAAGTGTGAGGCGCAAAACACTGCTTCGAGGAAGACAGCAACGGCCCTTAAAACTGTACAGCTGACAG GGTCGGATCACAACTCGTCCACTCGTCTTGAAGAGACCTCCGccgtgctgctgctggccttcatCATATCTGCTGCCTATTCACTTTGA